In the genome of Rhodamnia argentea isolate NSW1041297 chromosome 3, ASM2092103v1, whole genome shotgun sequence, one region contains:
- the LOC115746432 gene encoding uncharacterized protein LOC115746432 isoform X2 — MADKNQSQYHPAEVNGYNRSDQESLQEVEEARRKKKMKWTIGIIAFVIFQVVQALFFILVIMKFKSPKFRIAEVDIQNLTAGTQASPSFDMTFHAPIRVKNTNWGPFKYGASTVNFTYEGAQVGQAIIPKSKANFKSTKKINVDVTVSSTSLSADLKSTLGNQLGSSVITLKSQGELNGKITVMFMFKKNKISQMNCTMAIDTSTKTVKSMSCN; from the exons ATGGCCGACAAGAACCAGAGCCAGTACCACCCCGCGGAGGTGAACGGGTACAACCGCAGCGAccaggagtcgctccaggaggTCGAGGAGGCTAGgcgcaagaagaagatgaagtggacCATCGGCATCATCGCCTTCGTCATCTTCCAGGTAGTCCAGGCCCTCTTCTTCATCCTGGTAATCATGAAATTCAAGTCCCCCAAGTTCAGGATCGCCGAGGTCGACATCCAGAACCTGACCGCGGGGACTCAGGCCTCGCCCTCGTTCGACATGACCTTCCACGCCCCGATCCGGGTCAAGAACACCAACTGGGGTCCCTTCAAGTACGGTGCTTCTACTGTCAACTTCACCTATGAAGGTGCCCAAGTGGGACAAGCGATCATTCCCAAGAGCAAGGCCAACTTCAAGTCCACCAAGAAGATCAACGTGGACGTGACTGTGAGCTCCACTAGTTTGTCCGCCGATCTTAAGTCGACTTTGGGGAACCAATTGGGCTCGAGCGTCATCACATTGAAAAGCCAGGGCGAGCTTAATGGAAAGATCACGG tcatgttcatgttcaagaagaacAAGATCTCGCAAATGAATTGCACCATGGCGATTGACACCTCGACAAAGACGGTCAAGTCCATGTCATGTAACTGA
- the LOC115746432 gene encoding uncharacterized protein LOC115746432 isoform X1 codes for MADKNQSQYHPAEVNGYNRSDQESLQEVEEARRKKKMKWTIGIIAFVIFQVVQALFFILVIMKFKSPKFRIAEVDIQNLTAGTQASPSFDMTFHAPIRVKNTNWGPFKYGASTVNFTYEGAQVGQAIIPKSKANFKSTKKINVDVTVSSTSLSADLKSTLGNQLGSSVITLKSQGELNGKITVMFMFKKKKTSRMNCTMEINTSTKTVQSLHCD; via the coding sequence ATGGCCGACAAGAACCAGAGCCAGTACCACCCCGCGGAGGTGAACGGGTACAACCGCAGCGAccaggagtcgctccaggaggTCGAGGAGGCTAGgcgcaagaagaagatgaagtggacCATCGGCATCATCGCCTTCGTCATCTTCCAGGTAGTCCAGGCCCTCTTCTTCATCCTGGTAATCATGAAATTCAAGTCCCCCAAGTTCAGGATCGCCGAGGTCGACATCCAGAACCTGACCGCGGGGACTCAGGCCTCGCCCTCGTTCGACATGACCTTCCACGCCCCGATCCGGGTCAAGAACACCAACTGGGGTCCCTTCAAGTACGGTGCTTCTACTGTCAACTTCACCTATGAAGGTGCCCAAGTGGGACAAGCGATCATTCCCAAGAGCAAGGCCAACTTCAAGTCCACCAAGAAGATCAACGTGGACGTGACTGTGAGCTCCACTAGTTTGTCCGCCGATCTTAAGTCGACTTTGGGGAACCAATTGGGCTCGAGCGTCATCACATTGAAAAGCCAGGGCGAGCTTAATGGAAAGATCACGGTTatgttcatgttcaagaagaagaaaacctccCGAATGAATTGCACCATGGAGATCAATACCTCGACAAAGACGGTCCAATCCTTGCATTGCGACTGA